In Paenibacillus sp. BIC5C1, a genomic segment contains:
- a CDS encoding alpha/beta fold hydrolase, translating into MQESTFSLVGNEGTRIHVYRWLPDPECNIKGVVQIAHGMSETAARYAEFAQLLTTHGYAVYANDHRGHGKTVENSNLLGNAGVDAFRWMASDMMNLGEVAAKENPNVPLFLMGHSMGSFLVQHLMYAGHERYHAFILSGTNGKRGLLRIGEKLAFLQCGIQGTGHPSMLLNALVFGGFNRSFRPASTPFDWLSRDPEEVKRFIDDPLCGAVCSAGFFRDFFKLLLDIHLPRNMKRIPKDKSVYLFSGEQDPVGLHGKGVLNLVSQYRELQLEDIEYRLYPGGRHEMLHEINRTEVARHVMEWLERHTPDNSAHHSTAHAETADSI; encoded by the coding sequence ATGCAGGAATCTACCTTTAGCCTGGTTGGCAATGAAGGTACCCGTATTCATGTGTACCGCTGGCTTCCCGATCCGGAGTGCAACATCAAAGGTGTGGTCCAGATTGCACATGGCATGAGCGAGACCGCTGCCCGATATGCTGAATTTGCTCAACTTCTCACCACGCATGGCTATGCGGTCTACGCGAATGACCATCGTGGTCATGGCAAAACAGTAGAAAACTCGAATTTGTTGGGCAATGCCGGCGTCGATGCTTTCCGCTGGATGGCGAGTGACATGATGAATCTGGGCGAAGTTGCCGCCAAAGAAAACCCTAATGTGCCCCTCTTTCTGATGGGGCATAGCATGGGGTCGTTTTTGGTGCAGCATCTGATGTATGCTGGCCACGAGCGTTACCATGCATTTATTTTGTCCGGCACCAATGGCAAACGTGGTCTTCTTCGGATTGGAGAGAAACTGGCTTTCTTGCAGTGTGGCATTCAGGGGACGGGTCATCCAAGTATGCTGCTCAATGCGCTCGTATTTGGCGGATTCAACCGTTCTTTCCGTCCGGCGTCAACGCCGTTTGATTGGTTGTCTCGGGACCCCGAAGAGGTCAAGCGATTTATCGATGACCCTTTGTGTGGAGCCGTCTGCTCCGCAGGTTTTTTCCGTGACTTTTTCAAACTTTTGTTGGACATTCACTTGCCACGCAACATGAAACGTATTCCCAAGGATAAATCGGTATATCTCTTCTCGGGTGAACAAGATCCGGTGGGACTTCATGGCAAAGGAGTGCTGAACCTGGTCTCCCAATATCGGGAGCTTCAGCTTGAGGATATTGAATACCGTCTCTATCCGGGGGGACGTCACGAAATGTTGCATGAGATAAATCGGACTGAGGTTGCTCGGCATGTCATGGAGTGGCTGGAGAGGCATACCCCCGACAACAGTGCCCATCATTCCACAGCACATGCAGAAACAGCCGATTCCATATAA
- a CDS encoding type I phosphomannose isomerase catalytic subunit, whose amino-acid sequence MPTPYPLQFQPEFKERVWGGRALEQFGLTPPEGHIGEGWMIADHPNGTTKVLNGALAGKGLDEVREQLGTAWLGTKGVSEKGGRFPLLIKLLDCNDDLSVQVHPTDDYEALPPGELGKTEMWYVLDAKPGAHIIYGLNEGVDREVLKEALENGTVMDTLRQVPVEAGDTFFIPAGTVHALCAGVVVAEIQQNSDTTYRIYDYNRPGLDGKPRELHVEDSLNVTAYEGAGATTMKTNNATPGEWLKLAECPYFVVEKGIVTGRWELSTSAESFTILVVCEGSGTLEWDNAESDNIELKAGQCYLLPANLGSYTLDGNTTVLRSYLP is encoded by the coding sequence ATGCCTACGCCATACCCACTGCAATTTCAACCAGAGTTCAAAGAACGTGTATGGGGAGGTCGCGCGCTGGAACAATTCGGCCTGACGCCACCTGAAGGACATATAGGAGAAGGCTGGATGATCGCAGATCATCCCAATGGTACAACTAAGGTATTAAATGGAGCACTTGCTGGAAAAGGCCTGGACGAAGTTCGCGAACAGCTGGGCACAGCATGGCTTGGAACCAAAGGAGTTTCGGAAAAGGGCGGACGATTCCCCCTTCTGATCAAACTGCTTGACTGTAACGATGATCTGTCGGTACAAGTTCATCCAACAGATGATTACGAAGCGCTCCCTCCCGGCGAGCTTGGCAAAACGGAAATGTGGTATGTGCTGGATGCCAAACCAGGAGCGCATATCATCTACGGCTTGAATGAAGGCGTTGATCGTGAAGTACTGAAGGAAGCGCTGGAAAATGGTACAGTCATGGATACCCTTCGTCAAGTACCTGTAGAGGCTGGAGATACGTTCTTTATTCCTGCAGGAACGGTACACGCTTTATGTGCAGGTGTCGTTGTTGCCGAGATCCAGCAAAACTCGGATACAACATACCGGATTTACGATTATAATCGTCCGGGCCTGGATGGTAAACCACGTGAGCTGCATGTTGAGGATTCATTGAATGTAACGGCTTATGAGGGCGCTGGCGCCACGACGATGAAAACCAACAACGCAACTCCAGGTGAGTGGCTGAAGCTTGCAGAATGCCCTTATTTTGTAGTGGAAAAAGGGATTGTTACAGGACGTTGGGAGCTCTCTACAAGTGCTGAAAGCTTCACTATTCTTGTGGTCTGTGAAGGTAGCGGAACGCTGGAGTGGGATAATGCGGAATCGGATAACATTGAATTGAAAGCTGGGCAATGTTACTTACTTCCTGCCAACCTGGGCTCCTATACGCTGGATGGTAACACTACTGTTCTTCGCTCTTATTTGCCTTAA